Proteins from a genomic interval of Rosa chinensis cultivar Old Blush chromosome 2, RchiOBHm-V2, whole genome shotgun sequence:
- the LOC112187119 gene encoding early nodulin-like protein 1 produces the protein MLSATEARKYRVGGDLGWTIPPSGAATYASWASKYTFKVDKDLLGFDFKAGKNDVIVVTKENFDICNTTKPLYQYKGPVFPRAAISGTYYLTFSFAGHCAKGQKVAIYFAP, from the exons ATGTTAAGTGCAACAGAAGCTAGAAAGTATAGAGTCGGAGGCGACTTGGGTTGGACTATCCCTCCCAGCGGCGCTGCCACTTATGCTTCATGGGCTTCAAAGTACACCTTCAAAGTTGACAAGGATCTTCTAG GGTTCGACTTCAAAGCAGGAAAAAATGACGTGATTGTAGTCACAAAGGAGAATTTCGACATCTGCAACACCACGAAACCATTATATCAATACAAGGGTCCAGTATTTCCTAGAGCTGCCATTTCCGGCACATATTATCTCACTTTCAGCTTCGCGGGGCACTGTGCCAAGGGCCAAAAGGTAGCCATCTATTTTGCACCCTAG